A genomic stretch from Pseudomonas mendocina includes:
- a CDS encoding beta-ketoacyl-ACP synthase has protein sequence MSGFKRVVVTGMAGVTSLGSDWPTIKANFAAGKSGIRYMHEWERYSELNTRLGGPVDDFEAPKHWTRKQLRSMGRVSKLAVYAAERALEHANLLGNPIIADGRMGVACGSSTGSTEEVKAFGNMLLNSVADGLNANSYIRMMPHTTAANISIFFGLKGRLIPTSSACTSGSQGIGYAYEAIKFGRLKMMLAGGAEELCPTEAMVFDALYATSLKNDTPHLSPRPYDKDRDGLVIGEGAGMLVLEELDHALARGATIYAEIVGFGCNSDGQHATKPEKATMRGAMELALEDAGLEPSVIGYVNGHGTATDQGDVAESQATQELFGPHMPISSQKSYFGHTLGACGALESWFSIEMLNSNQYVPTLNLDNIDPACAELDYLRGEFREMNNQYVMNNNFAFGGVNTSLIFKRWA, from the coding sequence ATGAGTGGATTCAAACGCGTTGTAGTCACCGGCATGGCAGGCGTGACCTCACTGGGCAGCGACTGGCCGACCATCAAGGCGAACTTCGCTGCGGGTAAAAGCGGCATCCGCTACATGCACGAGTGGGAACGCTACAGCGAATTGAACACGCGCCTAGGCGGCCCGGTGGATGACTTTGAAGCCCCCAAACACTGGACCCGCAAGCAACTGCGCAGCATGGGCCGTGTCTCCAAGCTCGCGGTGTACGCCGCTGAGCGTGCACTGGAGCATGCCAACCTGCTGGGCAACCCGATCATTGCGGATGGCCGCATGGGCGTAGCGTGCGGCTCCTCCACCGGCAGCACCGAAGAAGTCAAAGCCTTCGGCAACATGCTGCTCAACTCGGTGGCCGATGGCCTCAACGCCAACTCCTATATCCGCATGATGCCGCACACCACCGCGGCCAACATCAGCATCTTCTTCGGCCTTAAGGGCCGCCTGATCCCGACCTCCAGCGCCTGCACCAGCGGCAGCCAGGGCATCGGCTATGCCTACGAGGCAATCAAATTTGGTCGCCTGAAAATGATGCTCGCAGGCGGCGCAGAAGAACTCTGCCCCACCGAGGCCATGGTCTTCGATGCGCTGTACGCCACCAGCCTGAAAAACGACACGCCGCACCTGTCGCCACGCCCGTATGACAAAGACCGCGACGGTCTGGTGATCGGCGAAGGCGCAGGCATGCTGGTATTGGAGGAACTGGACCACGCCCTCGCCCGTGGCGCGACCATCTATGCCGAAATCGTCGGCTTCGGCTGCAACTCAGACGGCCAGCACGCCACCAAACCGGAAAAAGCCACCATGCGCGGCGCGATGGAACTGGCACTGGAAGATGCCGGGCTTGAGCCTTCAGTCATCGGCTACGTCAACGGCCATGGCACCGCAACCGATCAAGGCGATGTGGCTGAGTCCCAAGCCACCCAGGAACTGTTCGGCCCGCATATGCCCATCAGCTCGCAAAAGAGCTACTTCGGCCACACCCTCGGTGCCTGCGGTGCCCTGGAATCCTGGTTCAGTATCGAGATGCTCAACAGCAACCAGTACGTGCCCACGCTCAACCTCGACAACATCGACCCAGCCTGCGCTGAACTGGACTACCTGCGCGGTGAATTCCGCGAAATGAACAACCAGTACGTGATGAACAACAACTTCGCGTTCGGTGGCGTGAACACGTCACTGATTTTTAAGCGCTGGGCCTGA
- a CDS encoding hotdog family protein has protein sequence MTLWPVAELVPHAGDMILLDQVQRFGDEDIETRLTVRDGGLFNQDDGSLPAWVGIEIMAQSVAAYAGCHARTRGEPVELGFLLGTRNYQCNVERFPLGAELHIHATRSLQDDNGMGVFECHLTGTGIEAIARLNVFRPPQVASYLQEEFQDTQR, from the coding sequence ATGACCTTGTGGCCAGTTGCCGAGCTAGTGCCCCATGCAGGGGACATGATCCTGCTGGATCAAGTCCAGCGCTTTGGCGATGAAGACATCGAAACCCGCCTCACCGTGCGCGACGGCGGCCTGTTCAATCAGGACGACGGCAGCCTGCCCGCCTGGGTCGGCATCGAAATCATGGCGCAAAGCGTCGCGGCCTACGCGGGCTGCCATGCCCGCACACGCGGCGAGCCAGTTGAGCTGGGCTTTTTGCTCGGCACTCGCAACTACCAGTGCAATGTTGAGCGCTTTCCGCTTGGCGCCGAGCTGCACATCCACGCCACCCGCTCCCTGCAAGACGACAACGGCATGGGCGTTTTCGAATGCCACTTAACCGGCACTGGCATTGAAGCCATCGCCCGGCTTAACGTATTCCGCCCGCCGCAGGTGGCCAGTTATCTACAAGAAGAATTTCAGGATACACAACGATGA
- a CDS encoding cytochrome c, with amino-acid sequence MASLPAVAETDGKQLYQQRCAKCHGDNGRANTLRGWLSFAQNLSKAKWQDRTSDDEIIAAIQQGPGAMPAYADKLSTDEQQALVQYVRGLRKP; translated from the coding sequence TTGGCGAGCCTGCCTGCCGTTGCTGAAACAGACGGCAAGCAGCTCTACCAGCAGCGCTGCGCCAAATGCCACGGCGACAACGGCCGCGCCAACACCCTGCGCGGCTGGCTCTCGTTTGCCCAAAACCTGAGCAAAGCCAAGTGGCAGGATCGCACCAGCGATGACGAGATCATCGCCGCCATCCAACAAGGCCCCGGCGCCATGCCCGCCTACGCTGACAAGCTCAGCACAGACGAACAACAGGCGCTCGTGCAATACGTGCGTGGGTTGCGTAAACCTTGA
- a CDS encoding DUF3261 domain-containing protein, which translates to MLRALLLSLSLLLSACASHTALPERQTALVAELPLTLQVQRQTTADQQDWLLVLQDENGSLRASLFDPIGVPLARQQLRDGSWHNDGLLPPNYEARELFSALLFALTPADQLNAAYPSDNWQVQATGSRQLAPQWRIDYRTPLDFTLYQPADLRYQISPLPDDKAP; encoded by the coding sequence ATGCTACGCGCCCTGTTGTTAAGCCTGAGCCTGCTGCTGAGCGCCTGCGCCAGCCACACCGCCCTGCCTGAACGGCAGACCGCATTGGTGGCTGAGTTGCCGCTAACCTTGCAGGTGCAACGGCAAACAACAGCCGACCAGCAAGACTGGCTGCTCGTGCTGCAAGACGAAAACGGCAGCCTGCGCGCCTCACTGTTTGACCCGATTGGCGTACCGCTTGCGCGCCAGCAACTGCGTGACGGCTCCTGGCATAACGACGGCCTGCTGCCGCCCAATTACGAAGCCCGTGAGCTGTTCAGTGCCCTGCTGTTTGCCCTGACACCGGCTGATCAGCTAAACGCAGCCTACCCAAGCGACAACTGGCAGGTGCAGGCAACGGGCAGCCGCCAGCTCGCACCGCAGTGGCGTATCGACTACCGCACGCCGCTGGATTTCACCCTGTATCAACCGGCTGACCTGCGTTACCAGATCAGCCCGCTCCCTGACGACAAGGCACCTTAA
- the fabG gene encoding 3-oxoacyl-ACP reductase FabG yields MSETILVTGSSRGIGRAIALRLAKSGYDIVLHCRSRIEEAQAVQSQIEALGQQARILQFDVSDRAACRATLEADVEQHGAYYGVVCNAGLTRDGAFPALSEDDWDSVLRTNLDGFYNVLHPLTMPMIRRRKAGRIVCITSVSGLIGNRGQVNYSASKAGVIGAAKALAIELGKRKITVNCVAPGLIDTDIVDDDVPIEEILKMVPAARMGTPEEVAGAVNFLMSEEAAYITRQVLAVNGGLC; encoded by the coding sequence ATGAGTGAAACCATTCTGGTCACAGGCTCCAGCCGGGGTATCGGCCGTGCGATTGCCTTGCGTCTGGCCAAAAGCGGCTACGACATCGTCCTCCACTGCCGCTCCCGTATCGAAGAAGCGCAGGCCGTGCAGAGCCAGATCGAAGCACTGGGCCAACAGGCGCGCATCCTTCAGTTCGATGTCTCCGACCGCGCTGCCTGCCGCGCCACACTGGAAGCCGATGTTGAACAACACGGCGCTTATTACGGCGTGGTCTGCAACGCTGGCCTGACCCGCGACGGTGCGTTTCCCGCCCTGAGTGAAGATGATTGGGACAGCGTGCTGCGCACCAACCTCGATGGTTTCTATAACGTCCTGCACCCGCTGACCATGCCGATGATCCGCCGCCGCAAGGCCGGGCGCATTGTCTGCATCACCTCGGTGTCGGGTTTGATCGGTAATCGCGGCCAGGTCAACTACAGCGCCAGCAAAGCCGGTGTGATCGGCGCTGCCAAAGCCCTCGCCATCGAGCTGGGCAAGCGCAAAATCACCGTCAACTGCGTCGCGCCGGGGCTGATTGATACGGACATCGTTGATGACGACGTGCCGATTGAAGAAATCCTCAAAATGGTCCCGGCAGCCCGCATGGGCACACCGGAAGAAGTGGCCGGTGCAGTTAATTTTCTGATGTCTGAGGAGGCGGCTTACATCACCCGCCAGGTCCTCGCAGTGAACGGTGGGTTGTGCTGA
- a CDS encoding beta-ketoacyl-[acyl-carrier-protein] synthase family protein, whose product MATYLNALGLNCALGQGKAAVARALFSGDSSGMRRESGWVPELSLTVGAVPGELPPLPELAEHPLCRNSQLLLAAALEIEDSLRAAVAQFGAERVGVVLGTSTTGIDEASQGIAHFLHNGELPPSYHYAQQELAEPASFLSDWLGVCGPSYSISTACTSGARALLSAQRLLNLGVCDAVICGGVDSLCKLTLNGFSALEAVSPELCNPFSRNRKGINIGEGAALFLMTREPLDASSAPIALLGGGASSDAHHISAPHPQGTGAQTAMSKALTAAGITAEQIDYLNLHGTATQHNDAMESIAVQAIFPHGVPCSSSKPLTGHTLGAAGALEAAFCWLSLSTYNADNLLPPQRWDGEADPALPALNLVKPGTHLTTRNGRALMSNSFAFGGNNISLIIGDAQGERP is encoded by the coding sequence ATGGCTACTTACTTGAACGCCCTGGGGCTCAATTGCGCACTCGGCCAAGGCAAAGCTGCCGTGGCCCGCGCCCTGTTTAGCGGCGACAGCAGCGGCATGCGCCGCGAAAGCGGCTGGGTTCCCGAACTCTCGCTCACCGTGGGCGCCGTGCCCGGCGAGCTACCGCCCCTACCAGAGCTGGCAGAGCACCCGCTGTGTCGCAACAGCCAGCTGCTGCTGGCCGCCGCACTGGAGATTGAAGACAGCCTGCGTGCAGCTGTGGCCCAGTTCGGAGCCGAACGTGTTGGCGTGGTACTCGGCACCAGCACCACCGGCATCGACGAAGCCAGCCAGGGTATCGCCCACTTTCTGCACAACGGCGAACTGCCGCCCAGCTATCACTATGCCCAGCAGGAGCTGGCAGAACCGGCCAGCTTCCTCAGCGACTGGCTGGGCGTCTGCGGCCCCAGCTACAGCATCTCCACCGCCTGCACCTCCGGTGCCCGCGCCCTGCTCAGCGCCCAGCGTCTGCTCAATCTCGGCGTATGCGATGCGGTGATCTGCGGTGGCGTGGACAGCCTGTGCAAGCTCACGCTGAATGGTTTCTCGGCTCTGGAAGCCGTCAGCCCGGAACTGTGCAACCCGTTCTCGCGCAACCGCAAAGGCATCAACATCGGCGAAGGTGCAGCGCTGTTCCTGATGACCCGTGAACCGCTGGACGCAAGCAGCGCGCCCATCGCCCTGCTTGGCGGCGGCGCCAGCTCGGATGCGCACCATATTTCCGCACCGCACCCGCAAGGCACCGGTGCGCAAACCGCCATGAGCAAAGCCCTGACGGCAGCTGGCATCACTGCCGAGCAAATCGACTACCTCAACCTGCACGGCACCGCGACCCAGCACAACGACGCCATGGAAAGCATCGCTGTGCAGGCCATCTTCCCCCACGGCGTGCCCTGCTCCAGTAGCAAGCCGCTCACCGGGCATACCTTAGGTGCTGCGGGCGCGCTGGAGGCGGCGTTCTGCTGGCTGAGCCTGAGCACTTACAACGCCGACAACCTGCTGCCCCCCCAGCGCTGGGATGGCGAGGCCGATCCGGCCCTGCCTGCACTCAACCTGGTGAAGCCCGGCACACATCTGACAACACGCAACGGACGCGCATTGATGAGTAACTCTTTCGCCTTTGGCGGCAACAACATCAGCCTGATCATCGGCGACGCCCAAGGAGAACGCCCATGA
- a CDS encoding class I SAM-dependent methyltransferase, protein MNNPAATYVEETRFGFWFLRSHVWHHHVLRVAINDLLTRFDTPLPEAPVILDAGCGQGRSFGLLANAFRPSKIIGLDADPHSLDCSRAEAQRLGLDVDLVLSDCGKIDLPDASVDLLFCHQVFHHLVEQEKALAEFWRVLKPGGRLLFAESTKYYIDTWVIRWLFRHPMHVQKSADEYLAMLRGQGFQFTEQNISYPYLWWSRSTDFGLLERWGLQKPKPFGQRNETLVNVVATKPLEATA, encoded by the coding sequence ATGAACAACCCGGCCGCTACCTACGTTGAAGAAACCCGCTTTGGCTTCTGGTTCCTGCGCAGCCATGTGTGGCACCACCATGTGCTGCGTGTGGCGATCAACGACCTGCTGACCCGCTTTGACACGCCACTGCCTGAGGCACCGGTGATTCTCGATGCAGGATGCGGTCAGGGCCGCTCATTCGGCCTGCTGGCTAATGCATTTAGACCGTCAAAGATCATCGGTCTGGACGCCGACCCGCACAGCCTCGACTGCTCCCGCGCCGAGGCTCAGCGTCTGGGTCTGGACGTGGATCTGGTGCTCAGCGATTGCGGCAAAATCGACCTGCCTGATGCCAGCGTTGACCTGCTGTTCTGCCATCAGGTATTCCATCATCTGGTGGAACAGGAAAAGGCCTTGGCCGAGTTCTGGCGCGTGCTGAAACCGGGCGGCCGCCTGTTGTTTGCCGAGTCCACTAAGTACTACATCGACACGTGGGTAATCCGCTGGCTGTTCCGTCACCCGATGCACGTGCAAAAGAGTGCCGACGAATACCTGGCCATGCTGCGCGGCCAAGGCTTCCAATTCACTGAGCAAAACATCTCCTACCCTTATCTGTGGTGGAGCCGCTCGACTGACTTCGGTCTGCTGGAGCGCTGGGGCCTGCAAAAGCCCAAGCCGTTCGGCCAACGTAATGAAACCCTGGTCAACGTGGTCGCGACCAAACCGCTGGAGGCAACTGCCTGA
- a CDS encoding FAD-dependent oxidoreductase codes for MTERLNNDFQFIEVGRKDPKKKLLRQRKKEFVEIYDTFKPAQASEQAHRCLGCGNPYCEWKCPVHNFIPNWLKLVSEGNILAAAELSHQTNTLPEVCGRVCPQDRLCEGACTLNDGFGAVTIGSVEKYITDTAFAMGWRPDMSKVKPTGKRVAVIGAGPAGLGCADVLVRNGVTPVVFDKNPEIGGLLTFGIPEFKLEKTVLSNRREVFTGMGIEFRLNTEVGKDITMQQLLDEYDAVFMGMGTYTYMKGGFPGEDLPGVTDALDFLVANVNRNLGFEKAPEDFIDMKGKRVVVLGGGDTAMDCNRTSIRQGAKSVTCAYRRDLQNMPGSRKEVKNAKEEGVKFLFNRQPIEIVGDGKVEGIKVVETRLGEPDARGRRSPEPIPGSEEVIPADAVLIAFGFRPSPAAWFNDFSIDTDSQGRVVAPEKGAFKHQTSNPKIFAGGDMVRGSDLVVTAIFEGRNAAEGILDYLGV; via the coding sequence ATGACTGAACGTCTCAACAACGACTTCCAGTTCATCGAAGTCGGGCGCAAAGACCCGAAGAAGAAACTGCTGCGTCAGCGTAAAAAAGAGTTCGTAGAAATCTACGACACCTTTAAACCAGCTCAGGCTTCTGAGCAGGCTCACCGTTGCCTGGGCTGCGGTAACCCGTACTGCGAGTGGAAGTGCCCGGTGCACAACTTCATCCCTAACTGGTTGAAGCTGGTTTCCGAAGGCAACATCCTCGCCGCTGCCGAGTTGTCGCACCAGACCAACACCCTGCCGGAAGTGTGTGGCCGTGTGTGCCCGCAGGACCGCTTGTGCGAAGGCGCGTGTACCCTGAATGACGGCTTCGGTGCCGTCACCATCGGCTCGGTGGAGAAATACATCACTGACACCGCGTTCGCCATGGGCTGGCGCCCGGATATGTCCAAGGTTAAGCCGACAGGCAAGCGCGTGGCGGTCATTGGTGCAGGCCCGGCAGGCCTGGGTTGTGCTGACGTGCTGGTGCGCAACGGCGTAACGCCGGTGGTGTTCGACAAGAACCCGGAAATCGGCGGTCTGCTGACCTTCGGCATCCCTGAGTTCAAGCTGGAAAAGACCGTGCTGAGCAATCGTCGCGAAGTCTTCACCGGCATGGGCATCGAGTTCCGCCTCAACACCGAAGTGGGCAAGGACATCACCATGCAGCAACTGCTGGATGAGTACGATGCCGTGTTCATGGGCATGGGCACCTACACCTACATGAAGGGCGGCTTCCCCGGTGAAGACCTGCCCGGTGTGACTGATGCGCTGGATTTCCTCGTGGCCAACGTCAACCGCAACCTCGGTTTCGAGAAGGCGCCGGAAGACTTTATCGACATGAAGGGCAAGCGCGTGGTCGTGCTCGGTGGTGGCGACACCGCCATGGACTGCAACCGCACCTCGATCCGCCAGGGCGCCAAGAGCGTGACCTGTGCCTATCGTCGTGACCTGCAGAACATGCCGGGTTCGCGCAAAGAGGTGAAGAACGCCAAGGAAGAGGGTGTGAAGTTCCTCTTCAACCGTCAGCCGATTGAAATCGTCGGTGACGGCAAGGTCGAAGGCATCAAAGTGGTGGAAACCCGCCTTGGTGAGCCGGACGCCCGTGGCCGTCGCAGCCCTGAGCCGATTCCAGGTTCCGAAGAAGTCATCCCGGCAGATGCCGTGCTGATCGCCTTTGGCTTCCGTCCAAGCCCGGCTGCTTGGTTCAATGACTTCAGCATCGACACTGACAGCCAGGGACGCGTTGTCGCACCTGAAAAAGGTGCGTTCAAACACCAGACCAGCAACCCGAAAATCTTCGCCGGTGGCGACATGGTGCGCGGTTCCGACCTCGTGGTGACGGCGATCTTCGAAGGCCGCAATGCCGCCGAAGGTATCCTCGACTACCTGGGGGTTTAA
- a CDS encoding excinuclease: protein MKIKSLIAAAIVLSLAPAISQARDTAHFLPFDQVVQEATSAGRLDGSVKFYLAGKPGGKVQIVRPGVTTSQKTNAFNKSDEAACSWALQSALVRLQNAAKSAGANAVVNLASNYKNVEYKDSQKYECHAGAVMAGVALKGDLAIVK from the coding sequence ATGAAAATAAAATCGTTGATTGCAGCAGCAATCGTTCTGAGTCTCGCCCCGGCCATCAGCCAAGCCCGCGACACGGCTCATTTCCTGCCCTTCGACCAAGTGGTCCAGGAAGCCACCAGCGCAGGCCGCCTGGATGGCAGCGTTAAGTTCTACTTGGCTGGCAAACCGGGCGGCAAAGTACAAATCGTACGCCCGGGCGTGACCACGAGCCAGAAGACCAACGCCTTCAACAAGAGCGATGAAGCAGCCTGCAGCTGGGCCCTGCAATCTGCGCTGGTGCGCCTGCAAAACGCAGCCAAATCCGCTGGCGCCAACGCCGTGGTTAACTTGGCCAGCAACTACAAAAACGTCGAGTACAAAGACTCCCAGAAATACGAATGCCACGCCGGTGCCGTCATGGCAGGCGTAGCCCTCAAAGGCGACCTCGCAATTGTTAAGTAA
- a CDS encoding Sbal_3080 family lipoprotein — MHFALKAQGKLLTVAALFTLLGGCTAVQVSPLHSINQHVCIEENPAVKVDDFIPVLQSGFARHGIQTKVHSTIQSGECSHIVTYTARRSWDMAPYLSSAEINVLDSQRRQLASGTYHLRGKGGLSLMKWQGTEAKIGPVIDEMLARTQVENLPMVQKASTAPSPAAAQSTAVQTLEQQLYQLSQENLDYPEYQRRYQQIMNNVGY, encoded by the coding sequence ATGCATTTCGCACTTAAAGCTCAGGGCAAACTGCTCACGGTCGCGGCACTATTCACGTTGCTCGGCGGCTGCACAGCGGTCCAGGTTTCACCACTGCACAGCATCAACCAGCACGTTTGCATCGAAGAAAATCCCGCGGTAAAGGTTGATGACTTTATCCCGGTACTGCAATCCGGCTTCGCCCGCCATGGTATTCAGACCAAGGTTCATTCAACCATCCAATCTGGCGAATGCAGCCATATTGTCACCTACACCGCACGCCGCAGCTGGGATATGGCCCCTTACCTTTCCTCAGCGGAAATCAACGTGCTCGATAGCCAGCGCCGCCAACTCGCCAGCGGCACCTATCACTTACGCGGAAAAGGCGGGCTTTCTCTAATGAAGTGGCAGGGAACCGAAGCCAAGATCGGCCCAGTAATTGATGAAATGCTGGCTCGCACACAGGTTGAGAACCTACCAATGGTGCAGAAAGCGTCTACTGCCCCAAGTCCCGCTGCGGCCCAATCTACTGCTGTGCAAACACTGGAACAGCAGTTGTATCAGTTGAGCCAAGAAAATCTAGATTACCCAGAGTATCAGCGCCGTTATCAGCAAATCATGAATAACGTTGGGTACTAA
- the hemE gene encoding uroporphyrinogen decarboxylase: protein MSALKNDRFLRALLKQPVDVTPVWMMRQAGRYLPEYRATRAKAGNFVNLMKNPELACEVTIQPLDRYPQLDAAILFSDILTIPDAMGQGLYFETGEGPRFKKVINSLADIEALPIPDPEQDLGYVMDAVRKIRSELNGRVPLIGFTGSPWTLATYMVEGGSSKDFRKSKAMLYDNPQAMHALLDKLAKSVTAYLNGQIKAGAQAVQIFDSWGGSLSAAAYQEFSLRYMKQIIDGLIREHDGRRVPVILFTKGGGLWLESMADSGAEALGLDWTCDIGSARARVGDKVALQGNMDPSVLYANPAAIRAEVGRILASYGKGSGQVFNLGHGITPEVDPAHAGAFFEAVHELSAQYHQ, encoded by the coding sequence ATGTCCGCCTTGAAAAACGACCGTTTCCTCCGTGCTCTGCTCAAGCAGCCCGTTGATGTCACCCCCGTGTGGATGATGCGTCAGGCTGGCCGCTACCTGCCGGAGTACCGCGCAACCCGTGCCAAGGCTGGCAACTTCGTAAACCTGATGAAGAACCCCGAGCTGGCCTGCGAAGTCACCATTCAGCCGCTGGACCGTTATCCACAGCTGGACGCCGCGATCCTCTTCTCCGACATCCTCACCATCCCGGATGCCATGGGCCAGGGCCTGTACTTTGAAACCGGCGAAGGCCCGCGTTTCAAAAAGGTCATCAACAGCCTGGCTGATATCGAAGCCCTGCCGATCCCGGACCCGGAGCAAGACCTCGGCTATGTGATGGACGCTGTGCGCAAAATCCGCAGCGAGCTCAATGGCCGCGTGCCGCTGATTGGTTTCACCGGCAGCCCATGGACACTGGCCACATACATGGTCGAAGGCGGCTCCTCCAAGGACTTCCGCAAATCCAAAGCCATGCTCTACGACAACCCGCAGGCCATGCATGCGCTGCTGGATAAGCTGGCGAAGTCGGTCACCGCGTACCTCAACGGCCAGATCAAAGCCGGTGCCCAAGCCGTGCAGATTTTCGACTCCTGGGGCGGCTCGCTCTCCGCTGCGGCGTATCAGGAATTCTCCCTGCGCTATATGAAACAGATCATTGACGGCCTGATCCGCGAACACGACGGCCGCCGCGTGCCGGTCATCCTGTTCACCAAGGGCGGTGGTCTGTGGCTGGAATCCATGGCCGACAGCGGCGCAGAAGCCCTGGGTCTGGACTGGACCTGCGACATCGGCAGCGCCCGCGCCCGCGTCGGCGACAAAGTGGCCCTGCAAGGCAACATGGACCCTAGCGTGCTCTACGCCAACCCGGCCGCCATCCGCGCTGAAGTCGGCCGCATCCTCGCCAGCTACGGCAAAGGCAGCGGCCAGGTCTTCAACCTCGGCCACGGCATCACCCCGGAAGTTGACCCGGCCCATGCCGGTGCCTTCTTCGAGGCTGTGCACGAGCTGTCGGCGCAGTATCACCAATAA